Proteins co-encoded in one Nitrosopumilus sp. genomic window:
- a CDS encoding 50S ribosomal protein L18: MAYSTILRRLREQKTNYKKRGTMLMGKRDFITVNITNENTQVQILKPGMTGDKVLASAHSRYLLEKGWKGSRKSVPAAYLTGYLAGKKALSEGAKDAILYTGTRKYTQRMAAALKGVIDAGVAVPANAETFPPEERINGEHLTVKNEVSKIKSAIDSEVK; the protein is encoded by the coding sequence ATGGCCTATTCGACAATATTGCGAAGATTAAGGGAACAAAAGACCAATTATAAAAAACGTGGTACCATGTTGATGGGTAAACGCGATTTTATCACTGTAAATATTACTAATGAAAATACTCAAGTTCAAATTCTGAAGCCTGGAATGACGGGAGACAAAGTTCTTGCTTCTGCCCACTCTAGATATCTCCTTGAAAAAGGATGGAAGGGCTCTAGAAAAAGTGTACCTGCAGCATATCTTACTGGATATCTTGCAGGTAAGAAAGCACTAAGTGAAGGCGCAAAGGATGCAATTCTTTACACTGGAACTAGAAAATATACCCAACGAATGGCAGCAGCCCTCAAAGGAGTGATTGACGCAGGAGTTGCAGTACCAGCTAATGCTGAAACATTTCCACCAGAAGAGAGAATCAACGGTGAGCATCTTACAGTAAAAAATGAAGTTTCAAAAATAAAGTCTGCCATTGACAGTGAGGTCAAATAG